The Cydia fagiglandana chromosome 4, ilCydFagi1.1, whole genome shotgun sequence genome has a window encoding:
- the LOC134663427 gene encoding plasmolipin-like, translated as MAEVGFPGQHTTTTTVTSSTTVQTNIRFDPAYVRTAPGVLKVIQVVSSLLGFISVQAAHYQYRGYGSFYSWISMIAFWFTGILLGLYLFHLVEKFYKIPWLRMELGFCALWALFYLLASSLVVSVYNNAGYSAAAFFGYAAMFAYAIDAFLKLRAVQAGGLAQGTRVVSKQTTSAVTVTTPPREGY; from the exons ATGGCAGAGGTGGGGTTCCCCGGGCAGCACACGACGACCACGACGGTCACATCCAGCACCACGGTGCAGACCAACATCAGGTTCGACCCGGCCTACGTGCGGACGGCGCCGGGCGTACTCAAAGTCATTCAAGTT GTGTCTAGCCTGCTGGGTTTCATCAGTGTGCAAGCCGCTCACTACCAGTACAGGGGATACGGCTCATTTTACTCTTGGATTTCCATGATCGCCTTCTG GTTCACCGGCATCCTACTCGGCCTATACCTGTTCCACCTTGTGGAGAAATTCTACAAGATCCCGTGGCTGAGGATGGAGCTCGGGTTCTGCGCGCTGTGGGCCTTGTTCTACCTGCTGGCGTCCAGTCTGGTCGTCTCCGTGTACAATAACGCGGGCTACTCCGCCGCCGCG TTCTTCGGCTACGCGGCGATGTTCGCATATGCCATCGACGCGTTCCTCAAGCTTCGCGCCGTGCAGGCCGGAGGCCTCGCGCAGGGCACTCGCGTCGTGTCCAAGCAGACCACCTCCGCTGTCACCGTCACCACGCCACCCAGGGAAGGGTATTAA